A genomic window from Sulfurospirillum multivorans DSM 12446 includes:
- a CDS encoding peptidylprolyl isomerase, which produces MKIKLKVLTFVTLSATLLFSPANAGTIDGVSVIINKEPITLYDVFKYSQRFNISKKESLDILVRQKLEESEIKKQNIVVDSFEVDQYIENLAISNNMSQYDFLNMIRSKNIDVSEYKEDLKKKLQRDKLYKKIVNTKMQQMGDGELQAYYNENLNEFSQASAFDVTIYTSANQQSLAAIQNNPMSAVNDVELKEGKLEASKTDPKLAALLNKTAIGKFSPVVKSDANNYAMFFVKEKHNVQSVSFENAKNYIYSKLSEGKEQKAIEEFFEKLKSSANIQVVRAP; this is translated from the coding sequence ATGAAGATAAAACTAAAGGTGTTAACTTTTGTAACGTTGAGTGCTACCCTTCTTTTTTCACCTGCAAATGCGGGAACCATTGATGGCGTTTCAGTCATTATTAACAAAGAACCCATCACCCTTTATGATGTTTTCAAATACTCACAACGCTTTAACATCTCTAAAAAAGAGTCTTTGGATATTTTGGTACGACAAAAACTTGAAGAGTCTGAGATCAAAAAACAAAATATCGTCGTTGATAGTTTTGAAGTCGACCAGTACATCGAAAATTTGGCAATCAGCAACAACATGAGTCAATACGACTTTCTCAACATGATTCGCTCAAAAAACATTGATGTCTCTGAGTACAAAGAAGATCTTAAAAAGAAATTGCAACGCGATAAACTGTATAAAAAAATCGTCAATACCAAAATGCAACAGATGGGTGATGGTGAGCTTCAAGCCTATTACAACGAAAACCTCAATGAATTTTCACAAGCCAGTGCGTTTGATGTAACGATCTATACCAGCGCAAATCAACAAAGCCTTGCTGCGATTCAAAACAACCCTATGAGTGCCGTCAATGATGTTGAACTTAAAGAGGGAAAACTTGAAGCGAGTAAAACCGATCCAAAATTAGCAGCCCTGCTTAACAAAACCGCCATTGGTAAATTTTCGCCTGTTGTCAAATCCGATGCAAATAACTACGCGATGTTTTTTGTGAAAGAGAAACACAATGTTCAAAGTGTCTCATTTGAGAATGCTAAAAATTATATCTATTCAAAGTTGAGTGAAGGTAAAGAGCAAAAAGCGATTGAAGAATTTTTTGAAAAACTCAAATCTTCTGCCAATATTCAAGTTGTTAGAGCACCTTAA
- the upp gene encoding uracil phosphoribosyltransferase: MKNVHVIKHPLIAHKLSILRDEKTEPFHFRLLVDEISYLMLFEATRDLPLRDVKVQTPVAVANTHKLDVKIMICPILRAALGMLDSVFKLIPDASVGFLGFQRNEKTLEAEFYYAKLPADHTERTAIIIDPMFATGGTAIDAVNFLKGKGVKDIRFLALVSAPEGLKRFGEIHPDVPVFTACVDEGLNENGYIVPGLGDAGDRVFNTLGA, from the coding sequence GTGAAAAATGTCCACGTCATCAAACATCCTCTTATTGCGCATAAACTCTCGATCTTAAGAGATGAAAAAACAGAGCCCTTTCATTTTCGACTTTTGGTGGACGAAATCTCGTATTTGATGCTCTTTGAAGCAACGAGAGATTTGCCTCTAAGAGACGTGAAGGTTCAGACTCCCGTTGCGGTGGCAAATACGCATAAATTAGATGTAAAGATCATGATCTGCCCCATTCTTCGTGCAGCTCTTGGTATGTTGGACAGTGTTTTTAAATTGATTCCTGATGCAAGTGTGGGCTTTTTGGGTTTTCAACGCAACGAAAAAACGCTTGAAGCCGAGTTTTACTATGCCAAACTTCCTGCTGACCACACAGAGCGCACTGCGATCATCATCGATCCAATGTTTGCAACGGGTGGAACTGCGATTGATGCAGTGAATTTTCTCAAAGGTAAAGGGGTGAAAGATATTCGCTTCCTCGCCTTGGTCTCAGCACCCGAGGGCTTAAAACGTTTTGGTGAAATTCACCCAGACGTTCCTGTCTTTACCGCGTGTGTTGATGAAGGACTCAATGAAAATGGTTACATCGTCCCAGGTCTTGGAGATGCAGGAGATCGTGTTTTTAATACTTTAGGTGCTTAA
- a CDS encoding MqnA/MqnD/SBP family protein, whose translation MVFGKIDYINLLPFHVFLKRSSLPNAFKRSCEHQKAVPSVINRKFRNRTVDAAFISSIESKRLTIKRLNIGIVAQKNVKSVLIKKGEPKSDPASATSNKLARVLGLKGEVFIGDRALKLYLESPETYIDLAQTWHEKYHLPFVFARFCVNTRQSFYKRLSTQFVRHPIKIPNYILSKYAKERGITEKNIKEYLKLISYTIGRKEQKALFMFLKKAKRL comes from the coding sequence ATGGTTTTTGGTAAGATAGATTATATCAATCTTCTTCCCTTTCATGTTTTCTTGAAACGCTCTTCCCTCCCCAACGCTTTTAAGCGCTCATGTGAGCATCAAAAAGCCGTTCCCTCCGTCATCAATCGCAAATTTAGAAATCGTACTGTGGATGCTGCTTTTATCTCAAGTATTGAGAGTAAACGCCTCACAATTAAACGCCTCAACATTGGTATTGTGGCGCAAAAAAATGTCAAAAGTGTCCTCATTAAAAAAGGTGAGCCCAAAAGTGATCCCGCTTCTGCAACATCGAACAAGCTTGCCCGTGTCCTTGGGTTAAAAGGTGAAGTATTCATAGGCGATCGCGCGCTAAAGCTCTATCTAGAATCGCCCGAAACCTATATCGATCTTGCGCAAACATGGCATGAGAAGTATCATCTTCCGTTTGTATTTGCTCGTTTTTGCGTCAATACTCGTCAAAGTTTTTACAAACGACTCTCGACTCAATTTGTACGACACCCCATCAAAATTCCTAACTACATTCTCTCTAAATACGCGAAAGAGCGTGGTATAACAGAGAAAAATATTAAAGAATATCTCAAACTGATTAGCTATACTATTGGAAGAAAAGAGCAAAAAGCACTCTTTATGTTTTTAAAAAAAGCCAAACGCCTTTAA
- a CDS encoding malic enzyme-like NAD(P)-binding protein, whose protein sequence is MSHKGKVTKEESLAYHVGGKIEINVKTRCDTARDLSMAYTPGVAHPCLEIEKDNELAYTYTNKGNLVAVITDGTAVLGLGDIGAVAGKPVMEGKSVLFKKFAGVDAFDIELDEHDADKIVAICKALAPTFGGINLEDIKAPKCFEIETKLQACVNIPVMHDDQHGTAMITSAGLINALEISGKKIEDMKIVVSGAGAAGIACAKMYKLLGAKKIVMIDTKGVIHSGRTDLNSYKAEFALETSDRTLEDAMNGADMFLGLSAPGVVTGEMVKSMNPYPIIFALANPTPEILPEEVHAVRDDVMMGTGRSDYPNQVNNVLGFPFIFRGALDVKATKVTEGMKMAAAVALAKLAKEEVPAYVKSAYNGEDLKFGIHYIIPKPFDRRVLVWVSAAVAEAAIKDGVARVEDFDIGLYKRDLQAMIDAEQK, encoded by the coding sequence GTGAGTCATAAAGGAAAAGTAACAAAAGAGGAATCTTTAGCATACCATGTCGGTGGAAAGATCGAGATCAATGTCAAAACACGTTGTGATACAGCCAGAGACCTTTCTATGGCCTATACTCCAGGTGTTGCGCATCCATGTTTAGAGATTGAAAAAGATAACGAATTAGCCTATACCTACACTAACAAGGGAAATCTTGTTGCGGTTATTACCGATGGAACCGCTGTTCTTGGACTTGGCGATATTGGCGCTGTTGCGGGTAAACCTGTTATGGAAGGCAAATCCGTTCTGTTTAAAAAATTTGCAGGCGTTGATGCTTTTGATATTGAACTGGATGAACATGATGCCGATAAAATCGTAGCGATCTGTAAAGCACTCGCTCCAACATTTGGGGGTATTAACCTTGAAGATATTAAAGCACCTAAATGTTTTGAGATCGAGACAAAACTTCAAGCATGCGTGAATATCCCTGTTATGCACGATGACCAACATGGAACGGCAATGATTACTTCTGCTGGACTTATCAATGCCCTTGAAATCAGCGGTAAAAAAATCGAAGATATGAAAATTGTTGTCTCAGGAGCTGGAGCAGCAGGGATTGCATGTGCGAAAATGTACAAACTTTTAGGGGCTAAAAAGATCGTTATGATCGATACCAAAGGTGTGATTCACTCTGGACGAACAGACCTTAACAGTTACAAAGCAGAGTTTGCCCTTGAGACAAGCGATCGAACGTTAGAAGATGCGATGAATGGTGCAGATATGTTCCTTGGGCTCTCAGCGCCTGGTGTCGTGACAGGAGAGATGGTCAAATCGATGAATCCATACCCAATCATTTTCGCCCTTGCAAACCCAACACCGGAAATCTTGCCAGAAGAGGTTCATGCGGTACGAGATGACGTGATGATGGGAACAGGAAGAAGTGACTATCCTAACCAAGTCAATAACGTGTTAGGCTTCCCGTTCATCTTTAGAGGTGCTTTGGATGTCAAAGCAACCAAAGTAACCGAAGGCATGAAAATGGCAGCGGCTGTGGCTCTCGCAAAATTGGCTAAAGAGGAAGTTCCCGCGTACGTTAAATCAGCGTACAATGGTGAAGATTTGAAATTTGGTATTCATTACATTATTCCTAAACCGTTTGATAGACGCGTGCTTGTCTGGGTATCTGCTGCGGTTGCAGAAGCGGCGATTAAAGACGGTGTTGCACGTGTTGAGGATTTTGATATTGGTCTGTACAAACGAGACCTTCAAGCGATGATCGACGCGGAGCAAAAATAA
- the gdhA gene encoding NADP-specific glutamate dehydrogenase translates to MSVKSDIEKVLKSTIQSTPGQTEFYQAVEEVLISLEPLLRAEPKYDQYNILERIVIPERQILFRVVWMDDQGKIQTNIGYRVQFNSAIGPYKGGLRFHPSVNLGIIKFLGFEQIFKNSLTGLAIGGAKGGSNFDPKGKSEGEIMRFCQSFMVELSKHIGETKDIPAGDIGVGGREIGYMFGEYKRLTSRFEGVLTGKGLNWGGSLARTEATGYGSVYFAENILNKAGDSLKDKICTVSGAGNVALYTIQKLYEMGALPVTCSDSKGMIYDKNGIDFTALKAIKEVARKDLSEYIKIRPNAVYIPLSDYPQGTNAVWSIPCFAAFPSATQNELNLTDIQILYKNGCRLVNEGANMPSTPGAIDFMISHKMFYGPAKAANAGGVATSQLEMSQNASMQKWTFPEVDSKLHSIMKSIFDLAYATSKEFGNEGNLMLGANIAGFRKVADSMIDQGAV, encoded by the coding sequence ATGTCTGTGAAAAGTGATATTGAGAAAGTTTTAAAATCCACGATCCAAAGTACCCCTGGACAAACCGAGTTCTACCAAGCCGTTGAGGAGGTTTTAATCTCCCTTGAACCCCTCTTGCGTGCTGAGCCCAAATACGATCAGTACAACATTTTAGAGCGCATTGTCATCCCCGAGCGTCAAATTCTCTTTCGCGTTGTCTGGATGGACGACCAAGGCAAAATCCAAACCAACATCGGCTACCGTGTGCAGTTTAACTCCGCCATTGGACCCTACAAAGGCGGTCTTCGCTTTCATCCAAGCGTCAATCTTGGTATCATCAAGTTTTTAGGCTTTGAGCAGATTTTTAAAAACTCCCTCACAGGTCTTGCCATCGGTGGAGCCAAAGGTGGAAGCAATTTTGATCCTAAAGGGAAAAGTGAAGGCGAAATCATGCGTTTTTGCCAATCGTTTATGGTCGAACTCTCCAAACACATCGGTGAAACCAAAGACATTCCTGCGGGTGATATTGGCGTGGGTGGGCGTGAAATTGGCTATATGTTTGGTGAATACAAGCGCCTTACGAGTCGTTTTGAAGGTGTACTAACGGGTAAAGGGCTCAACTGGGGTGGCTCCCTCGCGCGCACCGAAGCAACAGGGTATGGCTCGGTCTATTTTGCAGAAAACATTCTCAACAAAGCAGGCGACTCACTCAAAGATAAAATCTGCACCGTCTCAGGTGCTGGCAACGTTGCACTTTACACGATCCAAAAGCTCTATGAGATGGGCGCACTTCCCGTTACATGTAGCGATTCAAAAGGGATGATTTACGATAAAAATGGCATCGACTTTACAGCACTGAAAGCGATCAAAGAGGTGGCACGTAAAGACCTGAGCGAGTACATCAAAATTCGTCCCAATGCCGTCTACATTCCTCTATCCGACTACCCACAAGGCACCAATGCTGTGTGGAGTATCCCTTGTTTTGCCGCCTTTCCCAGTGCAACGCAAAATGAACTCAACCTTACCGACATCCAAATTCTCTACAAAAATGGCTGTCGCTTGGTCAATGAGGGTGCGAACATGCCCAGCACACCCGGTGCGATCGACTTTATGATCTCCCACAAGATGTTTTACGGCCCTGCCAAAGCCGCCAATGCGGGAGGCGTTGCAACCAGTCAACTTGAAATGAGCCAAAATGCCAGCATGCAAAAATGGACGTTCCCTGAGGTCGATAGCAAACTTCATTCGATTATGAAGTCTATTTTTGATCTTGCCTACGCTACCTCCAAAGAGTTTGGAAATGAGGGAAATTTGATGCTAGGAGCCAACATTGCAGGCTTTAGGAAAGTAGCTGATTCCATGATCGACCAAGGCGCAGTCTAG
- the eutC gene encoding ethanolamine ammonia-lyase subunit EutC: MNDPVVKNPWSALRAYTDARIGLGRAGISVPTHELLNFQLSHAKARDAVHLPLHVNALLEGFARLPLDIRLLGEGKAEGLLQEGVSPILLHSQAQSRDSYLQRPDLGRRLDDRSRQSLEALQQGASYDLAIVVVDGLSSLAIHENALTFIQTLTKELAKDTQEWKLAPFCIVEQGRVAIGDEVGELLHVKSVVVLIGERPGLSSPDSLGLYMTYAPKVGLTDAYRNCISNIRKEGLSYEEAAKKTLYLLKESRKLQLSGVAIKERAYEDETLKMTQEKNFLLN, from the coding sequence ATGAATGATCCCGTTGTCAAAAACCCTTGGTCGGCATTAAGAGCGTACACCGACGCACGTATAGGTCTTGGACGTGCGGGCATTAGTGTGCCCACACATGAACTTTTGAACTTTCAACTCTCCCACGCCAAAGCCCGTGATGCCGTGCATTTGCCTTTACATGTAAACGCACTTTTGGAAGGTTTTGCGCGTCTGCCTCTGGACATACGTCTTTTAGGTGAAGGCAAGGCGGAGGGGCTTTTGCAAGAAGGGGTAAGTCCTATTTTGCTTCACTCACAAGCCCAAAGCAGGGACAGTTACCTCCAACGCCCCGACCTTGGACGAAGACTGGATGATCGTTCAAGGCAGAGCTTAGAAGCGTTACAACAAGGAGCGTCGTATGACCTTGCTATCGTGGTGGTCGATGGACTCTCTTCCCTTGCCATTCACGAAAATGCTTTAACGTTTATCCAAACACTGACCAAAGAGCTTGCTAAAGATACGCAGGAGTGGAAACTTGCCCCTTTTTGCATTGTTGAGCAAGGCAGAGTCGCCATTGGCGATGAAGTGGGAGAGCTTTTACATGTAAAGAGTGTCGTGGTGCTTATTGGGGAGCGACCTGGGCTTAGTTCGCCCGATAGTTTGGGATTGTACATGACCTATGCGCCGAAAGTTGGGCTCACGGATGCTTATAGAAATTGCATCTCAAACATTCGCAAAGAGGGATTAAGTTACGAGGAGGCCGCTAAAAAAACGCTCTATTTATTAAAAGAATCACGAAAATTACAGCTCTCAGGGGTCGCCATTAAAGAAAGAGCGTACGAAGATGAGACGTTAAAAATGACGCAAGAAAAAAACTTTCTACTTAACTAA
- the eat gene encoding ethanolamine permease: MAHNEAYLAKRQLKKGTAGWLLLAGLGVSYVISGDFAGWNFGIAQAGWGGFLIASILMGVMYMFLVLSLAEMSAAIPAAGGGYSFARHVMGPTGGYLTGLAILIEYALAPAAIVIFIGAATEQLLGIDGPIVYAAFYAVFIGIHVLGAGEALKTMMVISALAVFAIIATAVALIGDFNVANLFDIVPAQDVVGATSFLPLGWHGVWAALPFAMWLFLAVEGVPLAAEEAKNPAKDVPKGIIGAMVFLLFTAALVLFLLAGASGAQMMGESKVPLVDALNAVGSTKLATLVNVLALAGLIASFFSIIYGYSRLVFALSRAGYLPQFLSLTGTRKTPLWALIIPGVLGFFASLSGEGDLMLAMAVVGATISYALMSLSHILLRVKHPNMRRPYKTPGGIVTSGIALVLSLIALTGVYAFDPRAFNYTLVLYAIGALYFFAYSKNHLVAKTAEEEFAMIAQAEQELEHEL, encoded by the coding sequence ATGGCACACAATGAAGCGTATTTAGCCAAAAGACAGCTCAAAAAAGGAACAGCAGGCTGGTTACTTTTAGCAGGGCTAGGAGTTTCGTATGTTATCTCAGGTGATTTTGCGGGATGGAACTTTGGTATAGCCCAAGCGGGTTGGGGTGGATTTTTAATCGCCTCTATTTTGATGGGGGTGATGTATATGTTTCTCGTGCTCTCTCTTGCGGAAATGTCCGCAGCCATTCCAGCAGCGGGTGGCGGTTACAGTTTTGCCAGACACGTCATGGGACCAACGGGAGGCTACTTAACAGGTTTAGCAATTTTAATCGAATACGCTCTCGCACCCGCAGCGATTGTTATTTTTATCGGTGCGGCAACGGAACAACTTTTGGGAATTGATGGGCCTATCGTTTACGCTGCTTTTTATGCGGTGTTTATTGGTATCCATGTTTTGGGTGCGGGTGAAGCACTGAAAACCATGATGGTCATTAGTGCCCTCGCCGTTTTCGCCATTATTGCAACAGCCGTTGCGTTGATCGGTGATTTTAATGTTGCCAATTTGTTTGACATAGTGCCCGCGCAAGACGTTGTGGGAGCTACATCATTTTTGCCTTTAGGATGGCATGGTGTTTGGGCGGCATTGCCGTTTGCTATGTGGCTTTTTTTAGCGGTTGAGGGCGTTCCACTCGCTGCTGAGGAGGCAAAAAATCCTGCTAAAGATGTTCCAAAAGGCATCATCGGCGCAATGGTGTTTCTGCTTTTTACCGCCGCCTTGGTACTTTTTTTACTCGCAGGAGCCAGTGGTGCTCAGATGATGGGTGAGAGCAAAGTGCCTTTAGTCGATGCTCTCAATGCCGTAGGTAGCACTAAACTTGCCACCCTTGTCAATGTCTTAGCGCTTGCGGGTCTTATCGCCTCTTTCTTTTCCATTATCTATGGGTACAGCAGGCTGGTATTTGCACTCTCACGTGCGGGGTATTTACCACAATTTTTATCGCTCACGGGCACACGAAAAACACCCCTATGGGCTTTAATTATTCCTGGTGTGTTAGGATTTTTTGCTTCATTGAGCGGAGAAGGTGATTTGATGCTTGCAATGGCAGTTGTAGGTGCGACGATTTCGTATGCCTTGATGTCACTCAGCCATATCCTTTTAAGAGTGAAACACCCTAACATGAGACGACCCTATAAAACCCCTGGAGGGATTGTAACCTCAGGCATTGCACTGGTTTTATCGCTTATCGCCCTAACCGGTGTCTATGCGTTTGATCCAAGAGCCTTCAACTATACCTTGGTACTTTATGCGATCGGTGCACTTTACTTCTTTGCATACAGTAAAAATCATTTGGTTGCCAAAACAGCGGAAGAAGAGTTTGCGATGATAGCGCAAGCAGAACAAGAGTTAGAACACGAACTGTAA
- a CDS encoding ethanolamine ammonia-lyase subunit EutB, with amino-acid sequence MSSEYKFVYGSKTYQFKDLKALMAKATPKRSGDILAGVAASCEEERVIAQMRLSEVPLQTFLQTALVPYESDEVTRLIVDEHDALAFSPIANLSVGEFRNWLLSDATTPEVLSALQKGLTPEMVAAVSKIMRNQELIMVAKKCEVITAFRNTIGLRGRLSTRLQPNHPTDDMMGIAASILDGLLYGNGDAVIGINPATDNVTQAIKLLKLLDEIIAKYEIPTQSCILTHVTNTIEAIEKGAPVDLVFQSIGGTEATNESFGFSLATLKEAQEAALSLHRGTVGNNVMYFETGQGSSLSANANFGVDQQTCEARAYAVARKFNPLLVNTVVGFIGPEYLYDGKEITRAGLEDHFCGKLLGIPMGCDICYTNHAEADQNDMDNLLTLLGVAGVNFIMGIPGSDDIMLNYQTTSFHDALYARRVLGLKPSPEFGAWLEKMQIFKNMDGYILNDAIPPLFEKSLSSVLGPTS; translated from the coding sequence ATGAGTAGCGAATATAAATTCGTTTATGGAAGTAAAACGTATCAGTTTAAAGACTTAAAAGCGTTGATGGCAAAGGCGACACCCAAACGCTCAGGCGATATTTTAGCAGGAGTTGCGGCGAGTTGTGAAGAAGAGAGAGTCATCGCGCAAATGCGCCTGAGTGAAGTACCGCTTCAAACGTTTTTACAAACCGCGCTTGTCCCTTACGAGAGCGATGAAGTGACACGACTCATTGTTGATGAACACGACGCTTTGGCGTTTTCTCCCATTGCCAATTTAAGCGTGGGTGAGTTTAGAAACTGGCTTTTAAGCGACGCCACAACACCCGAAGTTTTAAGCGCTCTTCAAAAAGGACTCACGCCTGAAATGGTTGCGGCGGTGAGTAAAATCATGCGCAATCAAGAACTCATCATGGTCGCCAAAAAATGCGAAGTCATCACCGCGTTTCGCAACACCATTGGGCTTCGTGGACGGCTTTCCACGAGACTCCAACCCAACCACCCCACCGATGATATGATGGGCATTGCGGCAAGTATTTTAGATGGTCTTTTATACGGCAATGGCGACGCTGTCATCGGCATTAACCCCGCGACGGACAATGTCACGCAAGCGATTAAACTCCTGAAACTCCTCGATGAGATTATCGCGAAGTATGAAATCCCTACCCAATCGTGCATCTTAACCCATGTGACCAACACGATTGAAGCCATTGAAAAAGGCGCCCCTGTTGACTTGGTCTTTCAATCCATCGGTGGAACAGAAGCGACCAATGAAAGCTTTGGCTTTAGCCTCGCCACCTTAAAAGAAGCGCAAGAAGCAGCACTCTCTTTGCACCGTGGCACGGTGGGAAATAACGTCATGTACTTTGAAACAGGACAAGGAAGCTCACTCTCCGCCAACGCTAACTTTGGGGTCGATCAGCAAACTTGTGAAGCCAGAGCGTACGCGGTGGCTCGAAAATTTAACCCATTGCTTGTCAACACTGTTGTAGGATTCATAGGACCCGAGTACTTGTATGATGGCAAAGAAATTACCAGGGCTGGGCTTGAAGACCACTTTTGTGGCAAGCTTTTAGGCATACCAATGGGATGTGACATCTGCTACACCAATCACGCCGAAGCCGATCAAAACGATATGGACAACCTGCTCACACTCCTGGGTGTGGCGGGGGTCAATTTCATCATGGGCATTCCAGGCTCAGATGACATCATGCTCAACTACCAAACCACCTCGTTTCACGATGCCTTGTACGCAAGACGGGTGTTGGGGCTTAAACCCTCCCCCGAATTTGGAGCGTGGCTTGAAAAAATGCAGATCTTCAAAAACATGGACGGCTATATACTTAATGATGCGATACCGCCACTGTTTGAAAAATCCCTCTCGAGTGTTTTAGGACCTACATCATGA
- the gltX gene encoding glutamate--tRNA ligase has protein sequence MIVTRFAPSPTGYLHIGGLRTALYSYLWAKRNSGKFLFRIEDTDLARNSKEAADAIVEAFKWVGLAHEGEIVYQSERFDLYKSYVQKLLDAGKAYKCYMSKEDLDALREAQSARKERPHYDGRYRDFTGTPPEGVEPVIRIKAPTSGVVSFVDGVKGEVTFNASDMLDDFIIARSDGTPTYNFVVVIDDALMGVNEVIRGDDHLSNTPKQIILYEALSFDIPKFYHVPMILNPQGKKLSKRDGAVDVMDYKREGYLPEALLNFLIRLGWSHGDQEIFSFEQMQALFDPSHINKSASAYNQEKLVWLNAHYIKQASYERLIEELRFFDVDISLHVKKALLIDALRDRAKTLVEFASLVKQILEAPTCYDEKAVEKFLTADGLGVLEQYLVALKGEKSLLLASEFETFTKAFLEERGLKLKDLAQAIRIAMVGSSVSPSIFDVLEIIGYEDVVKRIETLILFQRSSGES, from the coding sequence ATGATAGTGACACGTTTTGCCCCTAGCCCTACGGGATATTTGCATATTGGAGGGCTTCGTACAGCTCTTTACAGCTATCTTTGGGCAAAAAGAAACAGTGGAAAATTTTTATTTCGCATTGAAGATACAGACCTCGCGCGAAACTCTAAAGAAGCCGCAGACGCCATTGTAGAAGCGTTTAAATGGGTTGGATTGGCGCATGAAGGTGAGATTGTGTATCAGTCTGAGCGTTTTGATCTGTATAAAAGCTATGTTCAAAAGCTTTTAGATGCGGGAAAAGCGTACAAATGTTATATGAGCAAAGAGGATCTTGATGCCCTTCGTGAAGCGCAATCCGCACGCAAAGAGCGCCCCCATTACGATGGCAGATACCGTGATTTTACAGGTACTCCTCCCGAGGGAGTCGAGCCTGTCATTCGCATCAAAGCGCCTACGAGTGGTGTGGTTTCCTTTGTCGATGGGGTCAAAGGTGAAGTGACTTTTAATGCGAGCGATATGTTGGATGATTTTATCATTGCACGCAGTGATGGTACGCCAACGTATAACTTTGTTGTTGTCATTGATGACGCGCTGATGGGTGTGAATGAAGTCATTCGTGGCGATGATCATCTCTCCAATACACCAAAACAGATCATTTTATACGAGGCACTTAGTTTTGACATTCCCAAATTTTACCATGTCCCGATGATCTTAAATCCTCAAGGTAAAAAGCTCTCCAAGCGCGATGGTGCAGTGGATGTGATGGATTATAAACGCGAAGGTTACTTGCCAGAAGCGCTGCTTAATTTTCTGATTCGTTTGGGCTGGAGTCATGGCGATCAGGAGATTTTCTCCTTTGAGCAAATGCAAGCACTCTTTGATCCTTCCCATATCAATAAATCAGCTTCGGCGTATAACCAAGAGAAGTTGGTTTGGCTGAATGCGCACTATATTAAGCAGGCGAGTTATGAGCGTTTAATTGAAGAATTGCGCTTTTTTGATGTCGATATTTCCTTACATGTAAAGAAAGCGTTACTGATTGACGCACTTCGTGATCGTGCAAAGACCTTGGTTGAGTTTGCAAGCCTTGTAAAGCAGATTTTAGAGGCACCAACGTGTTACGATGAAAAAGCCGTTGAAAAGTTCTTAACAGCCGATGGATTAGGCGTTTTAGAGCAGTATTTGGTAGCATTAAAAGGTGAAAAATCGCTTTTACTAGCGAGTGAATTTGAAACATTTACCAAAGCATTCTTAGAAGAGCGTGGTTTAAAACTTAAAGATTTGGCGCAAGCGATTCGTATTGCGATGGTAGGAAGTTCGGTCAGTCCTTCCATTTTCGACGTTTTGGAAATTATTGGATATGAAGACGTGGTCAAAAGAATCGAAACATTAATTTTATTTCAAAGGAGTTCTGGTGAGTCATAA